Proteins from a single region of bacterium:
- the tcuB gene encoding tricarballylate utilization 4Fe-4S protein TcuB has translation MYEPEFLREAQRQLGVCNACRYCEGFCAVFPALELRAEVAAGDLTYLANLCHDCRDCYTACMFTPPHEFAVNIPKVLADARVRTYEHYSRPRGAAGLFRRSVAGTAAFSLGGIAAVWLLVAAFMGPGVLTAAHRGPGAFYAVAPWLAITVPALAVGLYGAWVALAGAAEFARDIRARPGPPGAAPNAAAAVWRATLDAVTLRFLKGGGAGCYYPRERGSSRRRLLHHCVAGGFGLAFVSTTIAAIEQDIVGRMPPYPLLSLPVVFGTAGGVLLIAGTTGLLVLKARSEAEPASAVMTAMDYAFLVLLDLVAITGMLLLVLRDTRLMPPLLVVHLGLLAGLFITAPYGKFIHFVYRYLALARHASEEMLDAAQATGTGA, from the coding sequence GTGTACGAGCCTGAGTTTCTGCGCGAGGCGCAGCGCCAGCTCGGTGTCTGCAACGCGTGCCGCTACTGCGAGGGCTTCTGCGCGGTGTTTCCGGCGCTCGAGCTGCGCGCGGAGGTCGCCGCGGGCGACCTGACGTATCTCGCCAACCTCTGTCACGACTGCCGGGACTGCTACACCGCGTGCATGTTCACGCCGCCGCACGAGTTCGCCGTCAACATTCCGAAGGTGCTGGCGGACGCGCGCGTGCGGACATACGAGCACTACAGCCGGCCCCGCGGGGCGGCGGGGTTGTTCCGGCGGAGCGTCGCGGGCACGGCCGCGTTCTCCCTCGGCGGGATCGCCGCGGTGTGGCTGCTCGTCGCCGCGTTCATGGGCCCGGGCGTTCTCACCGCGGCCCACCGCGGGCCGGGCGCGTTCTACGCGGTGGCGCCGTGGCTCGCCATCACCGTGCCGGCCCTCGCGGTCGGGCTCTACGGCGCGTGGGTCGCGCTTGCCGGCGCGGCGGAGTTTGCCCGCGATATTCGGGCCAGGCCGGGGCCGCCGGGTGCGGCACCGAACGCGGCGGCCGCCGTCTGGCGGGCGACGCTGGACGCGGTGACGCTGCGGTTTCTCAAAGGCGGCGGCGCGGGCTGCTACTATCCGCGGGAGCGAGGGTCATCGCGGCGGCGCCTCCTGCACCACTGCGTCGCCGGCGGATTCGGGCTGGCGTTCGTCTCGACGACGATCGCGGCGATCGAGCAGGACATCGTCGGCCGCATGCCGCCCTATCCGCTGCTGAGCCTGCCGGTGGTGTTCGGCACGGCGGGCGGCGTGCTGCTGATCGCCGGGACCACCGGGTTGCTGGTCCTGAAGGCGCGCAGCGAGGCGGAGCCGGCGTCGGCGGTAATGACGGCGATGGACTACGCGTTCCTGGTGCTCCTCGACCTCGTCGCGATCACCGGGATGCTGCTGCTCGTGCTGCGCGACACACGCCTCATGCCGCCGCTGCTGGTGGTGCACCTCGGTCTGCTGGCGGGATTGTTCATCACGGCGCCGTACGGCAAGTTCATCCACTTCGTCTACCGGTACCTCGCGCTCGCCCGGCACGCGTCCGAAGAGATGCTCGACGCGGCGCAGGCGACCGGGACCGGCGCCTGA
- a CDS encoding glucosamine-6-phosphate deaminase codes for MTAVRTLRVDRLAVEVHATRGEMGRAAAARAAARLRAALDERGGARALFASAPSQIEFLRALSETPGIDWGRVTAFHVDEYLGFPARAPQAFGQFLRERIFDRVHPGAVHFIDGNAPDPPAEAARYTGLLRAGPIDLACIGVGENGHIAFNEPGDTDFDDPRLLRVVALNDRSRRQQVTDGCFETPDAVPAQALTLTVPAIMRAAAIACVVPGPSKRAAVREMLRGPISPGCPASVLRRHPDAVLYADVEAAAGVS; via the coding sequence GTGACCGCCGTGCGCACCCTGCGCGTGGACCGGCTGGCTGTGGAAGTGCACGCGACGCGCGGCGAGATGGGACGGGCGGCCGCCGCCCGCGCCGCGGCCCGGCTGCGCGCCGCGCTCGACGAACGCGGCGGGGCGCGCGCCCTCTTCGCGTCCGCCCCGTCGCAGATCGAATTTCTGCGCGCGCTCTCCGAAACGCCGGGCATCGACTGGGGTCGGGTCACGGCGTTCCACGTCGACGAATACCTGGGCTTCCCGGCCCGGGCGCCGCAGGCGTTCGGGCAGTTTCTGCGCGAGCGGATCTTCGACCGCGTGCATCCCGGCGCCGTGCATTTCATCGACGGAAACGCCCCCGACCCGCCGGCGGAGGCCGCGCGCTACACCGGTCTGCTGCGAGCCGGCCCGATCGACCTCGCCTGCATCGGCGTCGGCGAGAACGGCCACATCGCGTTCAACGAGCCCGGCGACACCGACTTCGACGACCCCCGTCTCCTGCGCGTCGTGGCGCTGAACGACCGGTCGCGGCGGCAGCAGGTGACCGACGGCTGCTTCGAAACGCCGGACGCGGTCCCGGCGCAGGCGCTCACCCTGACCGTGCCGGCGATCATGCGGGCCGCGGCGATCGCCTGCGTCGTGCCGGGGCCGTCCAAACGCGCGGCCGTCAGAGAGATGCTGCGCGGCCCGATCTCGCCGGGGTGCCCGGCGTCGGTGCTGCGCCGCCACCCGGACGCCGTGCTGTACGCGGACGTGGAGGCCGCCGCCGGGGTGTCGTGA
- a CDS encoding cold-shock protein has product MATGTVKWFNAEKGYGFITPENGAKDLFVHFSAIQADGYKTLTEGQKVEYEATQGQKGPQASNVRVIG; this is encoded by the coding sequence ATGGCAACGGGCACGGTCAAATGGTTCAATGCTGAGAAGGGGTATGGATTTATTACCCCCGAGAACGGCGCCAAGGATCTGTTCGTGCATTTCAGCGCGATCCAGGCCGACGGCTACAAGACCCTCACCGAGGGTCAAAAGGTCGAGTACGAGGCCACGCAGGGGCAGAAGGGCCCCCAAGCGAGCAACGTCCGCGTCATCGGCTAA
- a CDS encoding alpha/beta fold hydrolase, which produces MSPACAGPVRGPDWLPIVLVPGLLCTPRLYADQLTALWRFGQVTVADHARDDSVAGIARRLLAAAPPRFALVGLSMGGYTAFEVMRQEPDRVVRLALLDTAARADTPEQSERRRGLMALARDGRFAEVLEPLFLSWVHRDHRADDGLRRIVRRMAEDTGPDAFIRQQTAIMSRPDSRPGLGAIRCPTLVLVGDGDESTPPDRAVEIAEGIPGSRLVTIPEAGHLTTLEQPGRVNQALLGWLQS; this is translated from the coding sequence ATGAGCCCAGCTTGCGCCGGCCCCGTCCGCGGCCCGGACTGGCTGCCGATCGTCCTCGTCCCCGGCCTGCTCTGTACGCCGCGGCTGTACGCCGATCAGCTGACGGCGCTCTGGCGCTTCGGCCAGGTGACCGTCGCCGACCATGCGCGCGACGACAGTGTTGCCGGCATCGCGCGCCGGCTCCTCGCCGCCGCGCCCCCGCGGTTCGCGCTCGTGGGCCTGTCCATGGGCGGCTACACGGCGTTCGAGGTGATGCGGCAGGAGCCGGACCGCGTCGTGCGGCTGGCGCTCCTCGACACGGCGGCCCGCGCGGACACGCCGGAGCAGAGCGAACGCCGCCGCGGCCTGATGGCGCTGGCCCGGGACGGGCGCTTCGCCGAAGTGCTGGAGCCGCTGTTCCTCTCGTGGGTCCACCGGGATCACCGCGCCGACGACGGCCTCCGCCGGATCGTGCGCCGGATGGCGGAGGACACCGGTCCCGACGCTTTCATCCGGCAGCAGACGGCGATCATGTCGCGTCCCGACTCACGCCCCGGCCTCGGCGCGATTCGCTGTCCGACCCTGGTGCTCGTCGGCGACGGAGATGAGTCGACGCCGCCTGACCGCGCGGTCGAGATCGCCGAGGGGATACCGGGCTCCCGGCTCGTGACGATCCCGGAGGCCGGTCATTTGACTACGCTGGAGCAGCCCGGGCGCGTCAACCAGGCGCTGCTCGGCTGGCTGCAATCCTGA
- a CDS encoding OsmC family protein gives MPAVRRADVVWQGDLFSGSGAVSAGSSGVFKELPVSWASRTEAPGGRTSPEELLAAAHAGCFAMALSFGLANAKTPPTRLEVSASVTFDRVGEGFKVVSSALTVRGRVSGLDQEGFRKAAEAAKDGCPISQALKGNVQLSVQATLEK, from the coding sequence ATGCCCGCGGTTCGACGCGCCGATGTGGTGTGGCAGGGGGATCTGTTCTCCGGATCCGGTGCAGTGTCCGCCGGATCGAGCGGAGTCTTCAAGGAGCTGCCGGTGAGCTGGGCCTCGCGGACCGAGGCGCCGGGCGGCCGCACCAGCCCCGAAGAGTTGCTCGCGGCGGCCCACGCCGGCTGCTTTGCGATGGCCCTGTCGTTTGGGCTGGCGAACGCGAAGACCCCGCCCACCCGGCTCGAAGTGAGCGCGTCGGTCACGTTCGACCGGGTCGGCGAGGGCTTCAAGGTCGTCTCGAGCGCGCTCACCGTGCGGGGACGAGTGTCCGGTCTGGATCAGGAGGGCTTTCGCAAGGCGGCGGAGGCGGCCAAGGACGGCTGCCCGATCTCGCAGGCGCTCAAGGGTAACGTGCAGTTGAGCGTCCAGGCCACGCTCGAGAAGTAG
- a CDS encoding ATP-binding protein, producing the protein MRARFLRRAVLFIAAVVVFATALSFFVQWTMHAALHLGPAMPGGPPGWMFVRPLFVALVIFVLAVAFGGPRAVRRMAGPIEDVLAAFGRAADGDFAARVAEQGPPEARILAHAFNSMAERLQREDEQRRDLLTDISHELRTPLAVLQGTLEGMLDGVYPRDNEHLAMSLEETRTLARLIEDLRALATAERAALQLTRAPLDLRDPARDAVASFGDQAAADGVALALADEAGPPPVVDADAERIRQVLNNLIGNALRYTPRGGAVTVRARAAGDRVELIVEDTGTGISPEDLPHVFDRFYKAKDSRGSGLGLAIVKSLVDAHGGTASAERRPGGGTSIKIVLPRRGAA; encoded by the coding sequence ATGCGGGCGCGATTCCTCCGCCGCGCCGTCCTGTTCATCGCCGCGGTCGTCGTGTTTGCGACGGCCCTTTCGTTCTTCGTCCAGTGGACGATGCACGCCGCGTTGCATCTCGGGCCCGCGATGCCGGGAGGTCCGCCCGGGTGGATGTTTGTCCGCCCGCTGTTCGTCGCGCTCGTCATCTTCGTCCTCGCGGTGGCCTTCGGGGGACCCCGCGCCGTGCGCCGCATGGCGGGTCCGATCGAGGACGTGCTGGCGGCGTTCGGCCGCGCGGCGGACGGCGACTTCGCGGCCCGCGTGGCGGAGCAGGGTCCGCCCGAAGCCCGGATCCTCGCGCATGCTTTTAATTCAATGGCGGAGCGTCTGCAGCGGGAGGACGAACAGCGCCGCGACCTGCTGACCGACATCTCGCACGAGCTGCGCACGCCGCTCGCGGTCCTGCAGGGGACCCTCGAGGGCATGCTCGACGGCGTCTACCCGCGCGACAACGAACACCTCGCGATGAGCCTCGAGGAGACGCGGACGCTGGCGCGCCTCATCGAGGACCTGCGCGCCCTCGCCACCGCGGAGCGCGCGGCGCTTCAATTGACCAGGGCCCCTCTCGATCTCCGGGACCCCGCCCGGGACGCGGTCGCGTCGTTCGGCGACCAGGCGGCCGCGGACGGCGTGGCGCTGGCGCTCGCGGACGAAGCGGGACCGCCGCCGGTTGTCGACGCGGATGCCGAGCGCATCCGGCAGGTCTTGAACAACCTCATCGGCAACGCGCTGCGCTACACGCCGCGCGGAGGAGCCGTCACCGTTCGGGCCCGCGCGGCCGGCGACCGGGTGGAGCTGATCGTCGAGGACACCGGCACCGGGATCTCCCCCGAGGACCTGCCCCACGTGTTCGACCGCTTCTACAAGGCGAAGGATTCGCGCGGCAGCGGGCTCGGGCTCGCGATCGTCAAAAGCCTTGTCGACGCGCACGGCGGCACGGCCTCGGCGGAGCGCCGGCCCGGCGGGGGGACGTCGATCAAGATCGTCCTGCCGCGGCGCGGCGCGGCCTGA
- a CDS encoding zinc-dependent alcohol dehydrogenase family protein, translated as MRAMLLDAPKTRLRPADVPPPEPSASQVLLRVHACAVCRTDLHILDGELPRPKLPLILGHQIVGTVVSAGAEAAPFRAGDRVGVPWLGWTDGTCAYCRGGRENLCDNARFTGYQIDGGYAEYTAADHRYCFPIPAGYPDLAAAPLLCGGLIGYRALRMTDGAKRLGLYGFGSAAHMIIQVARWQNRRVYAFTSPGDAAAQQFARSLGATWAGGSLEAPPEPLDAAIIFAPVGPLVPAALRAVAKGGSVVCAGIHMSDIPAFPYDLLWEERVVRSVANLTRQDGLEFLDLAPRVPVRADIHTFSLEDANEALDALRHGRVKGTAVLTIAC; from the coding sequence ATGCGCGCCATGCTGCTCGATGCCCCGAAGACTCGGCTGCGGCCGGCAGACGTCCCGCCGCCGGAGCCATCCGCCTCGCAGGTACTGCTCCGCGTCCATGCCTGCGCCGTGTGCCGAACCGACCTGCACATCCTCGACGGCGAACTCCCCCGCCCCAAGCTGCCGCTGATCCTCGGCCATCAAATCGTCGGCACGGTCGTCAGCGCCGGCGCCGAGGCCGCGCCTTTCAGGGCCGGCGACCGCGTTGGCGTGCCGTGGCTGGGATGGACGGACGGCACCTGTGCCTACTGCCGCGGCGGCCGCGAGAATCTCTGCGACAACGCCCGGTTCACCGGCTACCAGATCGACGGGGGATACGCGGAGTACACGGCCGCCGACCACCGTTACTGCTTCCCTATCCCCGCCGGATACCCCGACCTCGCGGCGGCGCCGCTTCTGTGCGGAGGGCTGATCGGGTACCGGGCGCTGCGGATGACGGACGGGGCGAAGCGCCTCGGCCTCTACGGCTTCGGATCGGCCGCGCACATGATCATCCAGGTGGCCCGGTGGCAGAACCGGCGGGTGTACGCGTTCACGAGCCCCGGTGATGCGGCGGCGCAGCAGTTCGCGCGGAGCCTCGGCGCCACGTGGGCCGGCGGCTCGCTGGAGGCGCCGCCGGAGCCGCTCGACGCGGCGATCATCTTCGCGCCGGTGGGGCCGCTCGTGCCCGCGGCGCTGCGCGCCGTCGCGAAGGGCGGGAGCGTCGTGTGCGCCGGAATTCACATGAGCGACATCCCGGCGTTTCCGTACGACCTCCTGTGGGAGGAGCGCGTCGTGCGCTCCGTCGCGAACCTGACGCGGCAGGACGGCCTCGAGTTCCTCGACCTCGCCCCGCGGGTGCCGGTCCGCGCCGATATTCACACGTTTTCGCTCGAGGACGCCAACGAAGCGCTCGACGCGCTGCGGCACGGTCGCGTCAAGGGCACCGCGGTACTGACGATCGCGTGCTAG
- a CDS encoding RidA family protein — MTGIERISLEGVLPPPVSHYCDAVRAGDIVYISGMVAMDRDARVVGAGDAARQTEQIFENIAKVLARVGADASRITSVLIHLTNMADRTRINPVRIRFFGEHRPASTLVQVGALIHPDLLVEVTCTAYLGP, encoded by the coding sequence ATGACCGGGATCGAACGGATCAGCCTCGAGGGGGTGCTGCCGCCGCCCGTCAGCCACTACTGCGACGCCGTGCGCGCGGGCGACATCGTTTACATCTCCGGGATGGTGGCGATGGATCGGGACGCCCGCGTGGTCGGCGCGGGCGACGCGGCCCGGCAGACGGAACAGATCTTCGAGAACATCGCGAAGGTGCTGGCGCGCGTCGGGGCCGACGCGTCGCGGATCACGAGCGTGCTGATCCATCTCACCAACATGGCGGACCGGACCCGGATCAACCCGGTGCGGATCCGGTTCTTCGGCGAGCACCGGCCGGCCAGCACGCTGGTTCAGGTTGGGGCGCTGATTCATCCCGACCTGCTGGTCGAGGTCACCTGCACGGCCTACCTTGGTCCGTAG
- a CDS encoding response regulator transcription factor — translation MPKILVVDDEPKIVKIARDYLERAGFRVVTASDGPAVLPAVRAEKPDLVVLDLALPGQDGLDVTRALRRESDVPVIMLTARADEADRLIGLELGADDYIVKPFSPKELVARVRAVLRRWDGARGGPAAIRAGDLVLDVAKMEATLAGRVLALTPTEFQLLAYLARQPGRVFTRGQMLEAVRGFAVESYERAIDSHVKNIRRKVEADPHRPRYVLTVPGIGYKFADL, via the coding sequence ATGCCAAAGATCCTCGTCGTCGACGATGAGCCGAAGATCGTCAAGATCGCGCGGGACTACCTCGAGCGCGCGGGTTTTCGCGTGGTGACCGCCTCCGACGGGCCCGCGGTGCTCCCGGCGGTCCGCGCCGAGAAGCCCGACCTCGTCGTCCTCGATCTCGCGCTGCCCGGGCAGGACGGACTCGACGTGACGCGGGCGCTCCGCCGCGAGTCGGACGTGCCGGTGATCATGCTGACCGCGCGCGCCGACGAAGCGGACCGGCTCATCGGACTCGAGCTCGGCGCCGACGACTACATCGTCAAGCCGTTCAGCCCGAAGGAGCTGGTCGCGCGGGTGCGCGCCGTGCTCCGCCGGTGGGACGGCGCCCGCGGCGGGCCCGCGGCGATCCGCGCCGGCGATCTCGTGCTCGACGTCGCGAAGATGGAGGCGACGCTCGCCGGCCGTGTGCTCGCGCTGACCCCCACGGAGTTTCAGCTCCTCGCGTACCTCGCGCGTCAGCCCGGCCGCGTTTTCACCCGCGGTCAGATGCTGGAAGCTGTCCGGGGCTTTGCGGTCGAGTCGTACGAGCGGGCGATCGACTCGCACGTCAAGAACATCCGCCGCAAAGTCGAAGCCGATCCGCACCGTCCCCGGTACGTCCTGACCGTTCCGGGCATCGGATACAAGTTCGCGGACCTGTGA
- a CDS encoding TfoX/Sxy family protein, with translation MKWKKSPEALVRTFNTMVPGDPDVERRKMFGYPAAFVAGNLFMSLFQESLVLRLGDEDRAVFLKLDGASHFEPMPGRAMREYVTAPPALLTRPKSLAPWIRRSLDYARSIPPKAAKRRLPARGAGGGAGRRTVRSR, from the coding sequence ATGAAATGGAAGAAATCGCCGGAGGCGTTGGTGCGAACGTTCAACACGATGGTGCCGGGCGACCCGGACGTCGAGCGCCGGAAGATGTTCGGCTATCCTGCGGCGTTCGTCGCGGGGAACCTGTTCATGTCGCTGTTCCAAGAGTCGCTGGTGCTGCGTCTCGGGGACGAGGATCGCGCCGTGTTTCTGAAACTCGACGGAGCGTCGCACTTCGAGCCCATGCCCGGCCGCGCGATGCGCGAGTACGTGACCGCCCCTCCCGCCCTGTTGACGCGGCCCAAATCCCTTGCGCCCTGGATCCGGCGGTCGCTCGACTACGCGCGCTCGATCCCGCCGAAGGCTGCCAAACGGCGCCTGCCCGCGCGCGGCGCGGGAGGCGGCGCGGGGCGGCGGACGGTGCGGTCGAGGTAG
- a CDS encoding phosphodiester glycosidase family protein — protein sequence MHGLPWSVGRGNPARAPARTNSPDGRTMLLIAVDGRQRHLSVGLTQPQLAGYMRWLGAYQAMEFDSGGSVTMALRLPWRSAPAVVNSPSDGHERPVANALLIFSMPAANSR from the coding sequence CTGCACGGCCTACCTTGGTCCGTAGGCCGAGGGAACCCCGCGCGCGCCCCGGCGCGTACCAACTCCCCGGACGGCAGGACGATGCTGTTGATCGCCGTGGACGGCCGCCAGCGACACCTCAGCGTCGGGCTGACGCAGCCGCAACTCGCCGGCTACATGCGGTGGCTGGGAGCGTACCAGGCGATGGAGTTCGACAGCGGGGGGTCGGTGACGATGGCTCTGCGCCTGCCGTGGCGTTCCGCGCCGGCCGTCGTGAATTCGCCGTCGGACGGCCACGAGCGTCCGGTGGCAAACGCCCTGCTGATCTTCAGCATGCCGGCGGCGAACTCGCGCTAG
- a CDS encoding aspartate dehydrogenase, translating to MPARVGIAGFGAIGRAVAGGLDRGVPGATLAAVTSRDLEKTRDAAQAFLRRVPPVVPLDELVRRSGVIVEAAPAAAFDEIATAALGAGKVLLVASVGALVADHERYAGLARRGGGTLHVVSGAIGGLDAISAAAVGSVESVTMTTRKPPRGLAGAPYLEAHGIDVAALTEPRVVFEGSAREACRGFPANVNVSAAVSLAGIGPDRTRVRIIADPSLDRNTHDVEVAGDFGRFTVHIENRPSANPRTGVLTAMSILATIRKLTSPFRVGS from the coding sequence CTGCCCGCGCGGGTCGGGATTGCGGGCTTCGGCGCGATCGGCCGCGCCGTCGCGGGGGGTCTCGACCGCGGCGTGCCGGGCGCGACCCTCGCCGCGGTCACGAGCCGCGATCTCGAGAAAACGCGCGACGCGGCGCAGGCGTTCTTGCGGCGCGTTCCGCCTGTGGTGCCGCTCGACGAGCTCGTCCGGCGTTCAGGCGTGATCGTGGAGGCGGCGCCGGCCGCGGCGTTCGACGAGATCGCCACCGCCGCGCTCGGCGCGGGGAAGGTCCTGCTCGTCGCGAGCGTCGGCGCCCTCGTGGCGGACCACGAACGTTACGCCGGCCTGGCGCGCCGCGGCGGCGGCACGCTCCACGTGGTGTCCGGCGCGATCGGCGGGCTCGACGCGATCTCGGCCGCGGCGGTGGGCTCCGTCGAGTCGGTCACGATGACGACCCGGAAGCCGCCCCGGGGCCTCGCCGGGGCGCCGTATCTCGAGGCGCACGGCATCGACGTCGCCGCGCTGACCGAGCCGCGGGTCGTCTTCGAGGGGAGCGCGCGCGAGGCGTGCCGTGGCTTTCCGGCCAACGTCAACGTGTCCGCCGCGGTGAGCCTGGCCGGCATCGGACCGGACAGGACGCGGGTGCGGATTATCGCGGATCCGTCGCTCGATCGCAACACGCACGACGTGGAGGTCGCGGGCGACTTCGGGCGCTTCACCGTCCATATCGAGAACCGCCCGAGCGCGAACCCGCGCACGGGCGTGCTGACCGCGATGTCGATCCTGGCGACGATCCGCAAGCTCACGTCTCCGTTCCGGGTCGGATCGTAA
- the tcuA gene encoding FAD-dependent tricarballylate dehydrogenase TcuA, with amino-acid sequence MAALRTDGQPPLAADVVVAGGGNAALCAAIEASLRGARVLLLERAPEYLRGGNSRHTRNIRYLHDERTAYVTGPYPREEFLDDLLRVGGSATNTPFAETTIEESRRVPEWMARQGVRWQQPLRGTLHLSRTNLFFLGGGKALVNTYYDRVLRLGVRVCYNAAVTGVEDRGGAGCAALAEIAGVRRTIPCRALIAAAGGFEANIGWLTRYWGEAARRFLIRGTPYNDGTLLAALLERGAQPVGDPKGFHALAIDARSPQFDGGIVTRVDSLPFGIVVNREGRRFYDEGEDIWPKRYAIWGGLVAAQPDQTAYSVFDAKAWGRFIPPAYPPYRAETIPALAAQLDLNRDQFLATVEDFNRGAPAVRRIDMSRLDGSATSGVAPPKTNWASRLDTPPFFAFPVRPGITFTYLGVTVDARTRVLTASGAAMPHVYAAGECMSGNILLRGYLGGFGLTIGTVSGRIAGREAAAHAMGRDAGAAAGAVDRVRA; translated from the coding sequence ATGGCCGCGCTCCGCACCGACGGTCAACCGCCCCTCGCCGCCGACGTCGTCGTCGCCGGCGGCGGCAACGCCGCGCTCTGCGCCGCGATCGAGGCCTCGCTGCGCGGCGCCCGCGTGCTGCTGCTTGAGCGCGCGCCGGAGTACCTGCGCGGCGGCAACAGCCGGCACACCCGCAACATCCGCTACCTCCACGACGAGCGCACGGCGTACGTGACGGGCCCGTACCCGCGGGAGGAGTTCCTCGACGACCTGCTGCGGGTCGGCGGCAGCGCGACCAACACGCCGTTCGCCGAGACGACGATCGAGGAGTCGCGCCGCGTCCCGGAGTGGATGGCCCGCCAGGGTGTGCGCTGGCAGCAGCCGCTGCGCGGGACGCTGCACCTGTCGCGGACCAATCTGTTTTTTTTGGGCGGCGGGAAGGCGCTCGTCAACACCTATTACGACCGGGTGCTGCGGCTCGGCGTCCGCGTCTGCTACAACGCCGCGGTCACCGGTGTCGAGGACCGCGGCGGGGCGGGATGCGCGGCGCTCGCGGAGATCGCCGGCGTCCGGCGCACGATTCCGTGCCGGGCGCTGATCGCCGCGGCCGGCGGGTTCGAGGCCAACATCGGCTGGCTGACCCGCTACTGGGGCGAGGCGGCCCGCCGGTTTTTGATCCGCGGCACACCGTACAACGACGGCACGCTCCTCGCCGCGCTGCTCGAGCGCGGGGCGCAACCGGTGGGCGATCCGAAGGGGTTTCACGCGCTCGCGATCGACGCGCGGTCCCCGCAGTTCGACGGCGGCATCGTCACGCGGGTCGACTCGCTGCCGTTCGGCATCGTCGTGAACCGTGAGGGCCGGCGCTTCTACGACGAGGGCGAAGACATCTGGCCGAAACGCTACGCGATCTGGGGCGGGCTCGTCGCCGCGCAGCCGGACCAGACCGCCTACTCCGTGTTCGACGCGAAGGCGTGGGGCCGGTTCATCCCTCCCGCCTACCCGCCGTACCGCGCGGAAACGATCCCGGCCCTCGCCGCGCAGCTCGACCTCAACCGGGACCAGTTCCTAGCGACGGTGGAGGACTTCAACCGCGGCGCGCCGGCGGTGCGGCGGATTGACATGAGCAGGCTGGACGGCTCGGCCACGTCCGGCGTCGCGCCGCCGAAGACCAACTGGGCGTCGCGCCTCGACACGCCGCCGTTCTTCGCGTTTCCGGTGCGGCCGGGGATCACCTTTACCTACCTTGGTGTGACGGTGGACGCGCGGACGCGCGTCCTCACCGCGTCCGGCGCGGCGATGCCGCACGTCTACGCCGCCGGCGAGTGCATGTCCGGCAACATTCTGCTCCGCGGATACCTCGGCGGCTTCGGCCTGACGATCGGCACCGTGTCGGGGCGGATCGCCGGCCGCGAGGCCGCGGCGCACGCGATGGGCCGCGACGCCGGGGCGGCCGCGGGCGCGGTGGACCGTGTACGAGCCTGA